One part of the Chryseobacterium mulctrae genome encodes these proteins:
- a CDS encoding response regulator encodes MDTKRILIFDDDKSILDVFTIIFCENGYCVEVSETSHDIIERVNKFRPHLILMDNWIPDIGGIEAVRLLRNHDKFKDIPVIYISANSDISFLAKKAQADDYIAKPFELENLERKVEKFIRC; translated from the coding sequence ATGGATACCAAGAGAATCTTAATTTTTGATGATGATAAATCTATCTTAGATGTTTTCACCATCATTTTTTGCGAAAATGGATATTGTGTAGAAGTTTCTGAAACATCACACGATATCATCGAACGGGTTAACAAATTCAGACCTCATTTGATTTTAATGGATAACTGGATTCCTGATATTGGCGGAATAGAAGCCGTAAGATTATTAAGGAATCATGATAAGTTTAAAGATATACCTGTCATTTACATCAGTGCAAACAGCGATATCAGCTTTTTAGCTAAGAAAGCACAGGCCGATGATTATATTGCAAAACCCTTCGAACTTGAAAATCTCGAAAGAAAAGTTGAAAAATTTATCAGATGCTAA
- a CDS encoding ferritin-like domain-containing protein: MHNERTVATLNDLLNITNDRIQGFAKVEDKVWDTYSPLKGDYDQMVAQSQVMKSELMNLITERGGNPDNTGTTAGAIHRGWIDVKNSFSGDKTESTLENVVFGEEAAIDAYQDALDSGDLCPESSRVVSDQLHHLKSSYNKFNNLNELKN, translated from the coding sequence ATGCACAACGAAAGAACAGTAGCAACATTGAATGATTTGCTTAACATTACCAACGACAGAATTCAGGGATTCGCAAAGGTTGAAGATAAAGTTTGGGATACCTATTCTCCATTAAAAGGAGATTATGATCAGATGGTTGCGCAATCACAGGTAATGAAATCAGAGTTGATGAATTTGATTACGGAAAGAGGCGGAAACCCTGACAATACAGGAACAACTGCAGGAGCAATTCACAGAGGATGGATTGATGTGAAAAATTCTTTTTCAGGAGATAAAACAGAATCAACTTTAGAAAATGTAGTTTTTGGCGAAGAAGCAGCAATTGATGCATATCAGGATGCTTTAGACAGCGGAGATCTTTGCCCTGAAAGTTCAAGAGTTGTAAGCGATCAGCTTCATCATTTAAAATCATCCTACAATAAGTTTAATAATTTAAACGAGCTAAAAAATTAA
- a CDS encoding catalase, which yields MEKNNQKSEKLDQLKDHTTDNLNEKLTTNQGLKINNNQDSLKDGERGGTLLEDFILREKITHFDHERIPERIVHARGSGAHGVFKLNKSLQKYTKAKFLTEEGKETPVFVRFSTVAGSAGSTDLARDVRGFAIKFYTEEGNYDLVGNNIPVFFIQDAMKFPDLIHAVKPEPDNAIPQAASAHDTFWDFISLMPESMHMIMWAMSDRAIPRSLRMMEGFGVHTFKFINSEGTVHFVKFHFKPKLGVHSVAWDEATKISGKDSDFHRRDLWEAIENGAFPEWDFGVQIIPEEDEYKFDFDLLDPTKLIPEEEVPVQIVGTLTLNRNPDNFFAETEQIAFHPGHLVPGIDFTNDPLLQGRLFSYTDTQLSRLGSPNFHEIPINRSLNEVHNNQRDGHMRQQIVKGKVSYEPNSIGGGCPFQAMMKEGGFTSHNERVDSKKIRARSESFVDHYSQAKLFFNSQSAPEKQHIENALIFELSKVTIPAIRERVVGQLAFINQDLASKVAKKIGVKVIQLKQPNGSIPADADPATLQSPEKEPMTNSSEALSMANTVKNTIESRIVGFIMENGVKAADVNSLQSKLEKEGAVVQIIAGSLASVKADDGTIFEPKHSLTSTASVCFDALYLCSGKQSSDNLMNEDNKPGTLLFVNEAYKHCKAIYFGKETDAIYKASHVSDKKHDDPAIITSEIKDPATAFIKAVANHRVWELEKERNNPA from the coding sequence ATGGAAAAGAACAACCAAAAAAGTGAAAAATTAGATCAACTAAAAGACCACACAACAGATAATTTAAATGAAAAACTCACAACCAATCAAGGATTAAAGATCAACAATAATCAGGATTCTTTAAAAGACGGGGAACGGGGCGGAACATTATTGGAAGATTTTATCCTTCGTGAAAAAATTACTCATTTTGATCATGAAAGAATACCTGAACGTATTGTTCATGCAAGAGGTTCGGGAGCTCACGGTGTTTTTAAACTTAATAAAAGTTTACAAAAATATACAAAAGCAAAATTTTTAACAGAAGAAGGTAAAGAAACACCTGTTTTCGTACGTTTTTCTACAGTTGCCGGAAGCGCAGGAAGTACTGATCTTGCTCGTGATGTGCGAGGTTTTGCGATTAAATTTTATACAGAAGAAGGCAATTATGATCTTGTAGGTAATAACATTCCTGTCTTCTTCATTCAGGATGCTATGAAATTCCCTGATCTGATTCATGCAGTAAAACCTGAACCGGATAATGCGATTCCACAAGCTGCATCTGCGCATGATACTTTTTGGGATTTTATTTCTTTAATGCCCGAAAGCATGCACATGATTATGTGGGCAATGAGTGACAGAGCCATTCCGAGAAGTCTTAGAATGATGGAAGGATTTGGAGTTCATACTTTTAAATTCATTAATAGTGAAGGAACTGTTCATTTTGTAAAATTTCACTTTAAACCAAAACTCGGTGTACATTCCGTAGCTTGGGATGAAGCAACAAAAATTTCGGGTAAAGACTCAGATTTTCACAGAAGAGATCTTTGGGAAGCCATAGAAAACGGCGCATTCCCTGAATGGGATTTCGGAGTGCAAATCATACCTGAAGAAGATGAATATAAATTTGATTTTGATCTGCTTGATCCAACCAAGCTAATCCCGGAAGAGGAAGTTCCTGTTCAGATTGTAGGCACTTTAACATTGAATAGAAATCCTGATAATTTTTTTGCTGAAACAGAGCAAATTGCATTTCACCCTGGACATTTGGTTCCCGGTATTGATTTTACCAATGATCCGTTGTTACAGGGAAGATTATTCTCTTACACCGACACTCAGTTATCACGTTTAGGATCTCCTAATTTCCATGAGATTCCTATTAACCGTTCTTTAAATGAAGTTCATAATAATCAGCGCGACGGACATATGCGTCAGCAAATTGTAAAAGGAAAAGTTAGTTACGAGCCCAATTCTATTGGTGGCGGATGTCCTTTTCAGGCGATGATGAAAGAGGGTGGTTTTACTTCTCACAATGAAAGAGTTGACAGTAAAAAAATCCGTGCAAGAAGTGAAAGTTTTGTAGATCATTATTCACAGGCAAAATTGTTCTTTAATAGCCAGTCTGCTCCTGAAAAACAACATATAGAGAATGCGCTAATTTTTGAACTTTCTAAAGTAACAATTCCTGCTATCAGAGAAAGAGTTGTAGGACAGCTTGCATTCATTAATCAAGATTTGGCTTCAAAAGTTGCGAAGAAAATAGGAGTAAAAGTGATTCAGTTAAAACAACCGAATGGAAGTATTCCTGCAGATGCTGATCCTGCGACATTACAAAGCCCGGAAAAAGAGCCTATGACAAATAGTTCAGAAGCCTTAAGCATGGCCAATACCGTTAAAAATACTATTGAGAGCCGCATTGTTGGTTTTATTATGGAAAACGGAGTAAAAGCTGCCGATGTAAATTCCCTACAATCTAAGCTGGAAAAAGAAGGAGCTGTAGTACAGATTATTGCAGGAAGTTTAGCATCTGTAAAAGCTGATGACGGAACTATTTTTGAACCCAAACATTCTTTGACGAGTACAGCAAGTGTTTGCTTTGATGCACTTTACTTGTGCAGTGGAAAACAATCTTCAGATAATTTAATGAATGAAGATAACAAACCCGGAACCTTATTATTTGTCAACGAAGCCTATAAACATTGCAAAGCAATCTATTTTGGAAAAGAAACAGACGCAATCTATAAAGCAAGTCATGTGAGTGATAAAAAACATGATGATCCTGCAATTATCACCTCTGAGATTAAAGATCCTGCTACTGCATTTATTAAAGCTGTAGCTAATCATAGAGTTTGGGAACTTGAAAAAGAGAGAAATAATCCTGCTTAG
- a CDS encoding sulfite exporter TauE/SafE family protein, with amino-acid sequence MEFIYIYIFVVSFVATLVRSTFGFGESLVAVPLFILFIPLEIAVPLSVLISILVALVVVVQDHQQIHFNSAKWLILFAVLGIPIGLLILLYGNEFWVKIGLGLLIILNSLYAIFAKKQLSLKTDSMLWLFICGFTSGILGGAYGVNGPPLVVYGNLRNWSAKHFRATLQAYFLPASFIAAIGYFTKGLITLEVLKYFLVSLPAVFPAIFLGRYLNHKIKDKSFFKYVYWGLIAVGSFLIINSLLTK; translated from the coding sequence ATGGAATTTATTTATATATACATTTTCGTTGTCAGTTTTGTTGCTACACTAGTCCGTTCAACGTTCGGTTTTGGAGAATCTTTAGTTGCAGTCCCTTTATTTATACTTTTTATTCCTCTAGAAATTGCTGTACCTCTTTCTGTTTTAATTTCAATTTTAGTTGCGTTGGTTGTTGTTGTACAAGATCATCAGCAAATTCACTTTAACAGCGCAAAATGGCTTATTTTATTTGCTGTCTTAGGGATTCCGATAGGTTTGTTGATCTTACTATACGGTAACGAGTTTTGGGTAAAAATAGGTTTAGGCTTACTTATTATATTGAACTCATTGTATGCTATTTTTGCAAAAAAACAGCTTTCACTGAAAACAGATAGTATGTTATGGCTATTTATTTGCGGATTTACATCCGGAATTCTTGGTGGTGCTTATGGAGTAAACGGTCCGCCTCTTGTGGTCTATGGTAACTTGAGGAACTGGAGTGCTAAACATTTTAGGGCAACGCTTCAGGCTTATTTTTTACCGGCAAGCTTTATAGCAGCGATAGGATATTTTACAAAAGGTCTAATTACGTTGGAGGTATTAAAATATTTTTTAGTCTCATTACCAGCTGTTTTTCCGGCAATATTTTTAGGAAGATACCTGAACCATAAGATCAAGGATAAATCTTTTTTTAAATATGTTTATTGGGGACTTATAGCTGTTGGATCCTTTTTAATAATCAACTCGTTGCTGACAAAATAA
- the istB gene encoding IS21-like element helper ATPase IstB: MNEPTVSKMKQMKLYGMHNAFKTAIESGRTDHYTLDQFISMLIDAEWDERHNRRIERSIKNAKFHYRSSIESINFDDTRNLDRNLVMRLAGCEFVEKNENILITGSTGVGKSYLGTALGYQACIEGFKVNYFNTSKLFAKLKMAKADGSYLRELAKIQRQDVIILDDFGLQALDSANRITLLEIIEDRHNNGSIIVTSQIPVQGWYDIIGEKTIADAILDRLIHQSHRLELQGESMRKKRGVNRE, from the coding sequence ATGAACGAACCGACAGTGAGCAAAATGAAGCAAATGAAGCTTTACGGCATGCACAATGCCTTTAAGACCGCTATTGAAAGCGGAAGGACAGACCATTATACCCTCGACCAGTTTATATCGATGCTCATCGATGCCGAATGGGATGAGAGGCACAACAGGCGCATAGAGCGAAGCATCAAAAATGCAAAGTTCCATTACAGGTCCAGTATTGAAAGTATCAACTTCGATGACACCCGCAATCTCGACCGTAATCTGGTAATGCGTCTTGCAGGATGTGAGTTCGTAGAAAAAAATGAAAACATCCTGATCACAGGAAGTACAGGCGTGGGTAAAAGTTACCTGGGAACCGCATTGGGCTATCAGGCCTGTATCGAAGGCTTCAAGGTCAATTATTTTAATACTTCCAAGCTGTTTGCCAAACTAAAAATGGCAAAAGCAGACGGGTCATACCTGCGCGAACTTGCAAAAATACAAAGACAGGATGTGATCATCCTTGATGATTTTGGTCTTCAGGCTTTGGACAGTGCCAACAGGATAACCCTTCTGGAGATCATAGAAGACCGTCACAACAACGGATCCATCATTGTAACATCGCAGATCCCGGTGCAGGGCTGGTATGACATTATTGGTGAAAAGACCATTGCCGATGCTATTCTGGACAGACTTATACATCAGTCTCACCGCCTGGAACTCCAGGGGGAATCTATGAGAAAAAAGAGAGGAGTTAACAGGGAGTAA
- a CDS encoding tyrosine-type recombinase/integrase, with product MNSTFKLKEPNGEKETLIYFRSYFGNENKNFIYSTGEKIKPEEWDFDNRQPNDLNGRTKRAESHRSIKKQLDRYIGFFTEIVNRYKNIGEEITIDIIRQRFDEEFKKIKRKDDFFRIYDEFVQEKENDYSGKGISKSTKSRYDYNKKLLENFQEEYKLKLSLGNFDEKIYNKFLKYCIEEKDHSANTVHRNVGLLKTFFYWTLSKKYTYNNGFINFKKPPKFRTDEIALNYEQVEQIYQYDFSTNKRLERVRDLFVFGCVTGMRFGNYNRISKQDIQGDFIRVIDLKSKTKNLSIPINTISKSILEKYDYDLPTITNQKMNEFIKEVFKELKFTDEIKKTMKYGDELVDVKSEFWERISSHTARRSFITIMKNKRVPDKVIMSYTGHTSLEVFNAYYRPSEDDKVNYMNEVFK from the coding sequence ATGAATTCTACCTTCAAACTTAAAGAACCCAACGGCGAAAAGGAAACACTAATTTACTTCCGTTCTTATTTTGGAAATGAAAATAAGAATTTTATCTATTCTACTGGAGAAAAAATTAAACCTGAAGAATGGGATTTCGATAACCGGCAACCCAACGATCTAAACGGAAGAACAAAAAGAGCCGAGAGCCATAGAAGTATAAAAAAACAACTTGACAGATACATCGGTTTTTTCACCGAGATTGTCAATCGTTACAAAAACATTGGCGAAGAGATAACGATTGATATTATAAGACAGCGATTTGACGAAGAATTTAAAAAGATCAAAAGAAAAGACGATTTTTTCAGGATATATGATGAATTTGTTCAGGAAAAAGAAAATGATTATTCTGGAAAGGGAATATCTAAATCAACTAAAAGCAGATATGATTATAACAAAAAATTGTTAGAGAATTTCCAAGAGGAATACAAATTAAAATTAAGTTTAGGTAATTTTGATGAAAAGATCTATAATAAATTTCTCAAATATTGTATCGAAGAAAAAGACCATTCCGCTAATACTGTCCATAGAAACGTGGGATTATTAAAAACTTTTTTTTATTGGACTTTGAGTAAGAAATACACCTACAACAATGGTTTTATCAATTTCAAGAAACCTCCCAAATTCCGAACAGACGAGATAGCTCTAAACTACGAGCAGGTGGAACAAATTTATCAATATGATTTCAGTACAAATAAAAGACTTGAAAGAGTTAGAGATTTGTTTGTTTTTGGATGTGTAACTGGAATGCGCTTTGGAAATTACAATCGTATTTCAAAACAGGATATTCAAGGGGACTTTATTAGGGTTATTGATTTAAAAAGTAAAACTAAGAATCTTTCAATTCCAATTAATACTATTTCTAAATCAATTCTTGAAAAGTATGATTATGATTTACCAACTATTACGAATCAAAAGATGAATGAATTTATTAAGGAGGTCTTTAAAGAGCTGAAATTTACTGATGAGATAAAGAAAACTATGAAATATGGTGATGAATTAGTAGACGTAAAGTCTGAGTTTTGGGAAAGAATTTCCTCACATACTGCAAGAAGAAGCTTTATCACTATAATGAAAAATAAGAGAGTTCCTGACAAAGTAATTATGAGCTACACAGGACATACTAGTTTAGAGGTCTTCAATGCGTATTACAGACCAAGTGAAGACGATAAAGTTAATTATATGAACGAAGTTTTTAAGTAA
- a CDS encoding energy transducer TonB, which translates to MKQIITILFLTFSVTLFSQDLKTFEGNYKEGTAKYNFYKGKENNIILEGKFEYFKAKNQSEIGQHTQNLKVGTWKYHFENDGYKIEFYGNYTNDLKNGIWIFKFLENGISESYSLEFQDDILVGEVNWSGLKGEFDTKGRFIGIWEVKNDNDKYDATFNDNILIMLEKRTLNNILLSVYRPDTYSTDFTKLSFGDNPIIRKEYNLDWNFRLMSGEFNLDKIYDINRVTLDGISETYLEREIFFNAFFESITDKLNDKIFDYTNWTYFKLIELKNNPDFLYLNTQTIKPKKEAIHNNFNLDNLLVDEKPVFKDGNSNFIPFIKDNYFNFDEVSGNAVIEFLIDTQGNINILNVKTTGNFSEKEIRRVLNLSPKWTPAKKEGKPIDVKIVLPINVNRN; encoded by the coding sequence ATGAAACAAATTATTACAATCCTATTTTTAACATTTTCAGTTACCCTATTTTCTCAGGACTTAAAAACCTTTGAAGGAAATTATAAAGAAGGAACTGCAAAGTATAATTTTTACAAAGGGAAGGAGAATAATATAATACTGGAAGGTAAATTTGAATATTTTAAAGCCAAGAATCAATCAGAAATTGGTCAACATACTCAAAATTTGAAAGTTGGAACTTGGAAATATCATTTTGAAAATGACGGTTATAAAATTGAGTTCTATGGAAATTATACCAATGACTTAAAAAATGGAATCTGGATATTCAAATTTCTTGAGAATGGAATTTCTGAGAGTTATTCTTTGGAATTTCAAGACGATATATTAGTAGGAGAAGTTAATTGGAGCGGTTTAAAGGGCGAGTTTGATACAAAAGGAAGATTCATAGGGATTTGGGAAGTGAAAAATGATAACGATAAATATGATGCTACTTTTAATGACAATATTCTTATAATGTTGGAAAAAAGAACATTGAACAACATATTGCTTAGTGTTTATCGACCTGACACTTATTCAACAGATTTTACAAAATTATCCTTTGGTGATAATCCTATAATCAGAAAAGAATATAATTTGGATTGGAATTTTAGACTAATGAGTGGGGAATTTAATCTTGACAAAATTTACGATATTAATCGTGTTACATTAGATGGAATTAGTGAAACATATCTCGAAAGAGAAATTTTCTTTAATGCTTTTTTTGAATCCATTACAGATAAATTGAACGACAAGATTTTTGATTATACAAATTGGACTTATTTCAAACTTATTGAATTGAAAAATAACCCTGACTTTCTATACTTAAACACTCAAACCATAAAACCCAAGAAAGAAGCAATACATAATAACTTTAATTTAGACAATCTATTAGTTGATGAAAAGCCCGTCTTTAAAGACGGAAACTCTAATTTTATACCATTTATTAAAGATAATTATTTCAACTTTGATGAAGTTTCGGGTAATGCTGTTATCGAGTTTTTAATTGACACACAAGGAAATATTAATATTCTAAATGTAAAGACCACAGGGAATTTTTCAGAAAAAGAAATTAGACGTGTGTTGAACCTTTCACCAAAATGGACACCCGCCAAAAAGGAAGGAAAGCCAATAGACGTTAAAATTGTTCTTCCTATAAATGTAAATAGAAACTAA
- a CDS encoding peptidoglycan-binding protein LysM, protein MTKQIVIAALTIGAIVLGTNNVHAQNATATTTVNITLNDVISIDAGSTAIGNTVDFNYATAADYNSDQTINKANSLKVTSTKNFNVKVKAGGANFMNGTNLIPVNVLTIKAAAASGTMGGTKNTVVLSATDQNLVTNAPLGSALTLNLDYTIPAAKSSSSDILGKPAGTYTQTVTYTATAL, encoded by the coding sequence ATGACAAAACAAATCGTAATCGCAGCCTTAACTATCGGAGCAATCGTATTAGGAACTAACAATGTTCATGCTCAAAATGCAACCGCTACAACAACAGTAAACATTACTCTGAACGATGTGATCTCTATCGATGCAGGAAGTACGGCAATCGGTAATACGGTTGACTTTAACTATGCTACTGCAGCAGACTATAACTCTGATCAAACAATTAATAAAGCAAATTCTTTAAAAGTTACTTCAACGAAGAACTTTAATGTTAAAGTAAAAGCAGGAGGTGCTAATTTCATGAATGGAACTAACTTAATCCCTGTAAATGTTTTGACAATTAAAGCTGCTGCAGCTTCAGGAACAATGGGCGGAACAAAAAATACTGTCGTTTTATCTGCAACTGATCAAAATTTAGTTACAAATGCTCCGCTTGGAAGCGCATTAACGTTGAATTTAGATTACACGATTCCTGCAGCAAAATCATCATCTTCAGATATCTTAGGTAAACCAGCAGGAACTTATACGCAAACAGTAACTTATACTGCGACTGCTTTATAA
- a CDS encoding serine hydrolase domain-containing protein, with protein sequence MKKIITGFTVGISATIALIYLSGYGYIFKAIGINLKKGSFAPSIDDEKKFPSRIIANLKPNVWKKNINYNKHHLSKRLTDELKKTRTSSLLVIKDNQLLYEKYWKDHNSSSLMNSFSMAKGFLAILTGRAIDDGYLESEDQLISTVFPEYKKSSYGKHLTFRHLLTMQAGFDWDEEYRHPFAENSKQYFVEDLAKQAFSIEIKNMPGQKYEYQSVSAQLLGMALTKITGKHLSDYISEKIWIPLGMEFPAKWSTDEKGMEKAFCCVHATARDFAKIGQLIMQNGMWEGKQLINAEYCKRMLKPTEQNDAFCYTIWAGEGINKEKQCWFFYGFLGQFIIMIPEKKMVIVKTGLYNKLEVDQKKRPLQVQILIDELTSMC encoded by the coding sequence ATGAAAAAAATAATAACGGGATTTACAGTTGGAATTTCAGCAACAATTGCACTTATTTACCTTTCAGGTTATGGGTATATTTTTAAAGCTATCGGAATCAATTTGAAAAAAGGATCTTTTGCTCCATCTATTGATGATGAAAAGAAGTTTCCTTCCCGGATAATAGCAAACTTAAAACCCAATGTTTGGAAGAAAAATATTAACTACAATAAACATCATTTATCAAAACGGCTTACTGATGAACTTAAGAAGACCCGCACATCGTCACTCCTTGTAATTAAAGATAATCAATTGCTTTACGAAAAGTATTGGAAAGACCATAATTCCTCATCACTGATGAATTCTTTTTCGATGGCTAAAGGATTTTTGGCCATTTTAACTGGTCGTGCAATTGATGATGGTTATCTCGAATCTGAAGATCAATTAATTTCTACAGTCTTTCCTGAATATAAAAAAAGCTCTTACGGAAAGCATCTTACATTTCGACATCTTTTGACTATGCAGGCAGGATTTGATTGGGATGAAGAATACCGTCATCCTTTTGCAGAAAACTCTAAGCAATATTTTGTCGAAGATCTTGCAAAACAGGCTTTCAGTATTGAGATAAAAAATATGCCCGGACAAAAATACGAGTATCAAAGTGTGTCTGCACAGCTTTTAGGAATGGCTTTAACAAAAATAACGGGGAAACATTTATCAGATTACATTTCAGAAAAGATATGGATACCATTAGGAATGGAATTTCCTGCTAAATGGAGCACAGACGAGAAAGGAATGGAAAAGGCATTCTGCTGTGTACATGCTACAGCAAGAGATTTTGCAAAAATAGGACAATTGATTATGCAAAACGGAATGTGGGAAGGAAAGCAATTGATTAATGCTGAATATTGCAAAAGAATGCTCAAACCTACTGAACAAAATGACGCTTTCTGCTACACCATTTGGGCAGGAGAAGGTATTAATAAAGAAAAACAATGTTGGTTTTTTTATGGTTTTTTAGGTCAATTCATTATTATGATTCCTGAAAAAAAGATGGTAATCGTTAAAACAGGATTATATAACAAACTGGAAGTTGATCAAAAGAAAAGACCTTTACAGGTGCAAATTTTAATAGATGAATTAACATCAATGTGTTAA
- a CDS encoding IS3 family transposase (programmed frameshift) encodes METPKKKSSEKFIKDIRKNTRRIFTAEQKILIVMEGLRAETSVAELCRQHNIAQSQFYSWNKEFMEAGKKRLNGDVIREATSDEVSDLKKENARLKEMVADLVLRYDIVKKSRHAGLTHKYRKFMRLSASEKYEIIQEVTTSEIGVKRTLESFGIARSTFYKWYQKYLENGYDGLETSKRTSKRQWNSIPEEQKDLVVEIALEHTELSSRELAHKITDEQGIFISESSVYRILKQRDLIPAPNHFLLSAANEFKDKTEFVHQMWQTDFTYFKVIGWGWYYLSTVLDDYSRYIIHWELCDSMKAEDVKRTVNTAIEKAKLKSKAKPKLLSDNGSCYISNELRTYLKDDLKMKQVHGKPMHPQTQGKIERYHRTMKNVVKLNHFYHPEELVEALEKFVENYNNKRYHESLKNLPPADVYFGRSEQILEKRRQIKSDSIRKRRQLYFQQKFINL; translated from the exons ATGGAAACACCTAAAAAGAAAAGTTCCGAAAAATTCATAAAAGACATCCGTAAAAATACAAGGAGGATCTTTACAGCCGAGCAGAAAATTTTAATCGTAATGGAAGGGCTTCGTGCAGAAACTTCTGTAGCGGAACTATGCCGACAGCATAATATTGCCCAATCTCAGTTTTATTCCTGGAACAAAGAATTTATGGAAGCCGGTAAAAAACGACTCAACGGCGATGTCATTAGAGAAGCCACGAGTGATGAAGTGTCGGATTTGAAGAAAGAGAATGCCCGACTGAAGGAAATGGTTGCCGATTTGGTTCTGCGCTATGACATTGTAAAAAAAAGC AGACATGCTGGATTGACCCATAAATACAGAAAGTTTATGAGATTATCAGCAAGTGAGAAATACGAAATTATTCAAGAAGTTACTACGAGTGAAATTGGTGTAAAACGAACCTTGGAAAGCTTTGGGATTGCAAGAAGTACTTTCTATAAGTGGTATCAGAAATACCTTGAAAACGGCTACGATGGCTTGGAAACGTCCAAAAGAACATCTAAAAGACAATGGAATAGCATTCCGGAAGAACAAAAAGATTTGGTAGTAGAAATCGCTTTGGAACATACAGAACTTTCCTCAAGAGAACTGGCGCACAAAATTACCGATGAACAAGGTATTTTCATCTCAGAATCCAGTGTTTACAGGATTTTGAAGCAACGGGATTTAATCCCTGCACCGAATCATTTTTTACTTTCAGCAGCAAATGAATTTAAGGATAAGACAGAATTTGTGCATCAAATGTGGCAAACAGATTTCACTTATTTTAAAGTGATTGGTTGGGGTTGGTACTATCTGAGCACTGTTTTAGACGACTACAGCAGGTATATCATCCACTGGGAACTCTGTGATTCGATGAAGGCTGAAGATGTGAAAAGAACAGTAAATACAGCGATTGAAAAAGCAAAATTAAAGTCTAAAGCCAAACCGAAATTACTCTCAGACAATGGTTCCTGCTACATATCAAACGAACTCAGAACCTACCTGAAAGACGATTTGAAGATGAAGCAGGTTCACGGAAAGCCGATGCATCCGCAAACCCAAGGGAAAATAGAACGATACCACAGAACGATGAAAAATGTGGTAAAACTCAATCACTTCTATCATCCTGAAGAACTTGTGGAAGCTTTAGAAAAATTCGTAGAAAACTACAATAACAAGCGATATCACGAATCTTTGAAAAACCTTCCTCCAGCAGATGTGTACTTCGGAAGATCTGAGCAAATTTTGGAAAAAAGAAGACAAATAAAATCGGATTCAATCCGAAAAAGAAGACAGTTGTATTTTCAACAGAAATTTATAAATTTATAA